From the genome of Leptospiraceae bacterium, one region includes:
- a CDS encoding STAS domain-containing protein produces MQTQISLKELIIKTHEIEKGTSHIKIMKFEGKITNNNGFELNKKFSEFFIDNKYNIILDLSELQYINSTGIAIIFSMFFKCKENQGKLVVGGLHNFVKRVFSMMTLPEGFRLYNTLDEALQNF; encoded by the coding sequence ATGCAGACACAAATCTCACTAAAGGAACTCATCATTAAAACACATGAAATTGAAAAAGGGACATCTCATATCAAAATCATGAAGTTTGAAGGCAAAATCACTAATAACAATGGTTTTGAATTAAACAAAAAGTTTTCTGAGTTTTTTATTGATAATAAATATAACATAATTTTAGATTTGTCAGAGTTGCAATATATTAACTCCACAGGGATTGCCATTATTTTTTCTATGTTCTTCAAATGTAAAGAAAATCAAGGGAAATTAGTAGTGGGAGGTCTTCATAATTTTGTCAAACGTGTATTTTCCATGATGACGTTGCCAGAAGGCTTCAGGCTTTATAACACCCTTGACGAAGCACTCCAGAATTTTTAG
- a CDS encoding homoserine dehydrogenase, with the protein MESGKVIKIGLLGAGTVGSSLIRIIEKEKERILRNHGFELKIHKVGDRSYEKKEFLRNYNCTKNLWEVVGDPEIQIIVELIGGISPAGELVIEALQRHKSVVTANKALLANQGRTIFEILHNLQQQNIPVSLGFEASVGAALPIIKNLRRIWSFGKITSLYGILNGTCNFILTKMEEGWDYEKALKLAQELGFAEADPSFDVSGKDAGQKLAIISSLGFSAWLEEKNVQIEGIENIHLVDHQIAEKLKMKIRLIALAKLLGEKLLLRVHPVLIPKGHLLTDVKNELNALIVNEEYSGSTFIVGKGAGGYPTASAVLADIISIASGSQTKWFHSFQNYELINDAEYRFYLRFQTVDRPGVLAAISRVLADFQISIASMHQEEGEEPVNVVILTHVSKESAIKRAVEIIDQKKDIILAKTTTLRLF; encoded by the coding sequence ATGGAAAGTGGGAAGGTGATCAAAATTGGTCTTCTGGGTGCAGGAACTGTGGGAAGTTCCCTTATTCGAATCATCGAAAAAGAAAAAGAACGAATCCTTCGAAATCATGGCTTTGAACTAAAAATCCATAAAGTAGGGGATCGAAGTTATGAAAAAAAAGAATTCCTTCGAAACTATAATTGCACAAAAAACTTATGGGAAGTTGTTGGTGATCCAGAAATTCAAATTATCGTAGAACTGATAGGAGGGATTAGCCCCGCCGGAGAACTTGTTATCGAAGCACTACAACGCCACAAGTCAGTAGTAACAGCAAATAAGGCTCTCCTCGCAAATCAAGGGAGAACAATCTTCGAAATACTTCATAACTTACAACAACAAAACATTCCCGTGAGTTTAGGTTTTGAGGCATCTGTAGGAGCGGCTCTTCCCATCATCAAAAACCTCCGTCGGATTTGGTCCTTTGGAAAAATAACTTCTTTATACGGAATCTTGAATGGAACCTGCAATTTCATTTTAACAAAGATGGAAGAAGGTTGGGATTACGAAAAGGCATTGAAGTTAGCTCAAGAATTGGGTTTTGCAGAAGCTGATCCGTCGTTTGATGTTTCTGGTAAAGATGCAGGACAAAAGCTAGCCATCATTAGTTCCTTAGGATTTAGTGCGTGGCTTGAAGAAAAAAACGTTCAGATTGAAGGTATTGAAAACATTCATTTGGTGGATCATCAAATAGCAGAAAAACTCAAAATGAAAATTCGTTTGATTGCTTTAGCAAAGTTGCTTGGAGAAAAGCTCTTGCTTAGAGTTCATCCTGTTTTGATACCTAAGGGGCATCTTCTAACAGATGTCAAAAATGAATTGAATGCTTTGATTGTAAATGAAGAATATTCGGGTTCCACTTTCATTGTAGGAAAAGGAGCAGGAGGATATCCCACAGCTTCAGCAGTTTTGGCAGATATTATTTCAATAGCTTCGGGATCTCAAACAAAATGGTTTCATTCTTTTCAGAATTATGAGCTTATTAATGATGCAGAGTATCGGTTTTACTTGAGGTTTCAAACGGTGGATCGTCCAGGTGTTTTAGCGGCTATATCCAGGGTGCTTGCGGATTTTCAAATTTCCATTGCATCGATGCATCAAGAAGAAGGAGAAGAACCCGTCAATGTGGTGATATTGACTCACGTTTCTAAAGAAAGCGCCATCAAAAGAGCTGTTGAAATTATTGACCAAAAAAAAGATATCATCCTTGCCAAAACCACTACCCTTCGTTTATTTTGA
- a CDS encoding class I SAM-dependent methyltransferase, whose protein sequence is MRCPHTDRELIQWEDSPQFLFEPKFKILYNTRWMPSSYNENYFFEEYQQQYGKTYLEDEPHIRKLSQQRLKLLKPHLTFHSSLLELGCAFGFFLDEAKPYFSTIKGVEISSFASNYAKQRFGFDIEQKDLLVFLEENDTTFDVIASFYVIEHFSQQRRLWELISKTLSEGGLWISAIPSINGPLFVFHRDFWKKNHPIDHFVDYHPLSIKRLLEFYGLRLISLKPASYHQERTKGVLKKMPFFLYKLYCDVFVFSDTMIFIAEKPKKNSHSKS, encoded by the coding sequence ATGAGGTGTCCTCATACTGATCGAGAACTAATACAATGGGAAGACTCACCTCAATTTCTGTTTGAACCCAAATTCAAGATTCTCTACAATACTCGCTGGATGCCCTCAAGCTATAATGAAAATTACTTCTTCGAAGAATACCAACAACAATATGGAAAAACTTATCTCGAAGATGAACCTCATATTCGTAAGCTTTCTCAACAAAGGCTTAAGCTTTTAAAACCCCACCTTACTTTTCATTCATCACTCTTAGAATTGGGCTGTGCTTTTGGATTTTTTTTGGACGAAGCTAAACCATATTTTTCCACCATCAAGGGAGTAGAAATTTCTTCTTTTGCATCTAACTATGCTAAACAACGTTTTGGTTTTGATATAGAACAAAAGGATTTATTGGTTTTTTTAGAAGAAAACGATACTACTTTTGATGTGATTGCGAGTTTTTACGTGATTGAGCATTTTTCTCAACAAAGGCGCTTATGGGAGCTGATTTCCAAAACCCTCTCAGAAGGTGGATTGTGGATAAGCGCTATTCCTTCTATAAACGGTCCTTTGTTCGTATTCCATCGTGATTTTTGGAAGAAAAACCACCCAATTGATCATTTTGTGGATTATCACCCCCTTTCTATAAAAAGGCTTTTGGAATTTTATGGACTTCGTTTAATTTCCTTAAAACCCGCCAGCTACCACCAAGAACGCACAAAAGGAGTTTTAAAAAAAATGCCTTTTTTTCTTTATAAACTTTACTGTGATGTATTTGTCTTCTCAGACACAATGATTTTTATCGCAGAAAAACCCAAAAAAAATTCTCATTCAAAATCATAA
- a CDS encoding GAF domain-containing protein — MIIPPKPPNEEERLKELYRLDVLDSGDDKVLDEIAKLAKAILGAPIGLITLIDAERQVLKSRVGLKETVGEDIKQTPREIAFCAHAILSPDDVMIVTDATLDERFYDNPAVINSPNVRFYIGAPLVTSRGYPLGTLCTIDQKPREVTPEQVEALRILAKQVVAQMELKATVRKLGKIFDIISKFVPRAALEHAYSVINEENTNYYLNENKYYLMMIDISGFTSFCEREAPHVVVLTINKLFSAITDIIYKYKGDIDKFIGDAILAFFKTPEELIKAALEIQGAINDPYINLKNLKVKTGLHTGNILHTSVGGTQRQEYTLIGDPVNTTQRIQSFCPPGSIALSQDFYNEIQNNGLYSLLANRQMKRYRIKVKGKEQPLTLYIIE; from the coding sequence ATGATAATTCCTCCCAAACCTCCTAATGAAGAAGAAAGATTGAAGGAATTATATCGATTAGATGTTTTGGACTCAGGGGACGATAAGGTTTTGGATGAGATTGCGAAATTGGCAAAAGCAATCTTAGGTGCCCCTATCGGACTTATTACTTTGATTGATGCTGAACGTCAAGTTTTGAAGTCTCGAGTAGGCTTGAAGGAAACTGTGGGAGAAGACATTAAACAAACCCCTCGTGAGATTGCTTTTTGTGCTCATGCCATTTTGAGCCCGGATGACGTGATGATTGTCACAGATGCGACGTTGGATGAACGTTTTTACGATAATCCAGCTGTGATAAACTCTCCCAATGTGCGTTTTTATATTGGAGCTCCTTTAGTTACAAGCCGAGGTTATCCTTTAGGAACTCTCTGCACAATTGATCAAAAACCAAGAGAGGTAACTCCAGAACAAGTAGAAGCTCTAAGGATACTTGCCAAACAAGTTGTAGCACAAATGGAACTAAAAGCTACTGTAAGGAAACTCGGTAAGATTTTCGACATCATATCGAAGTTTGTACCTCGTGCTGCTTTGGAACACGCCTACAGTGTAATTAACGAAGAAAATACAAATTATTATCTCAATGAAAATAAGTATTACTTAATGATGATTGATATATCTGGTTTCACTAGCTTTTGTGAAAGAGAAGCACCTCACGTTGTAGTATTAACCATTAATAAACTTTTTAGTGCCATTACTGATATCATCTACAAATACAAAGGAGATATTGATAAATTTATTGGCGATGCAATCTTAGCATTCTTCAAAACTCCCGAAGAACTCATAAAAGCAGCGTTAGAGATTCAAGGAGCCATCAACGATCCTTATATCAACTTAAAGAACCTAAAAGTCAAGACAGGACTCCACACTGGAAACATTCTACACACAAGCGTAGGAGGAACTCAACGTCAAGAATACACCCTCATTGGAGATCCAGTCAATACTACCCAAAGAATCCAGTCTTTTTGTCCACCAGGAAGTATTGCTTTATCTCAGGATTTTTATAATGAAATCCAAAATAATGGGTTATATAGTTTATTAGCAAATCGACAAATGAAACGATATAGGATAAAGGTTAAAGGAAAAGAACAACCTCTCACTTTATACATCATTGAATAA
- a CDS encoding site-specific DNA-methyltransferase — protein MKENYKLYLGDSYELIKQIPTASVDLILTDPPYNLSRYSTGNIKLKWRKDFNNDIAEWDKVEFRPADWVEEFKRILKPTGNIFAFCSYNLIGQWHEAFNPVFDTFQFMVWHKTNPPPKVYKAGFLNSCELIVCMWNKGHTWNFGKQKEMHNFIESPICNGTERVKNPFHPTQKPVKVLEHIIKIASNKNDVVFDPFMGVGSTGVAALNLGRKFIGIEIDERYFKAAEKRLKETSSILKQT, from the coding sequence ATGAAAGAGAATTATAAATTATACCTAGGAGATAGTTATGAGTTAATCAAACAAATCCCCACAGCTTCCGTTGATTTAATTCTCACTGATCCACCCTATAACCTAAGTCGATACTCAACAGGAAATATAAAGCTCAAATGGAGAAAAGATTTCAACAACGATATTGCCGAATGGGATAAAGTGGAATTTAGACCAGCTGATTGGGTAGAAGAATTTAAACGCATACTAAAACCAACAGGGAATATCTTCGCCTTCTGTAGCTACAACCTGATCGGACAATGGCACGAAGCCTTCAATCCCGTCTTTGATACATTTCAATTCATGGTATGGCACAAAACTAATCCACCACCTAAAGTTTACAAAGCTGGTTTTCTCAATAGTTGCGAGCTCATAGTTTGTATGTGGAACAAAGGTCATACTTGGAACTTCGGAAAACAAAAGGAAATGCACAACTTCATAGAATCACCCATATGTAATGGCACGGAAAGAGTAAAGAACCCATTTCATCCAACTCAAAAACCCGTAAAGGTGTTAGAACACATCATAAAAATTGCATCAAACAAAAATGACGTGGTCTTTGATCCCTTTATGGGGGTTGGTTCAACTGGTGTTGCCGCTTTAAACTTGGGAAGGAAATTCATCGGCATTGAAATTGACGAAAGATACTTCAAAGCCGCCGAAAAACGACTAAAAGAAACAAGCTCAATATTGAAGCAGACTTAA